The genomic interval TACGAAATTCTTTTCTTCGCTTTGACGCTTGACGCCTGACGCTTGACTCATCGTAGCACCTCCTGTATTTCTGCAAATATCTCTTCGTTTGTAAAGTGATTGCCCTTAACAGCCCCTGATGGACAAGCTGCAACACATGTGCCGCACCCCTGACATAGCACATCATTTACCACTGATATTTCTTTTTCACTATCAAATGATATGGCATTATAAGGGCATACAGATATACATATCCTACATCCTGAACATCTATCAGAATCTATAACTGCTGTAATAGGCTTTATTTCAAGCTTTCTACCTGTAACGAGACCTGAGAGAATATAGCCGGCAGCAGCCATTGCCTGATTCATTGCCTTTTGTATATCCATTGGAGACTGGCATGTGCCTGCGAGATATATACCTTTGATCTTACTCTGCGTAGAATCAAGCCTGTTATGGAGTTCTTCAAAAAAGCCATATCTGTCTATATCTGCCTCCAGTATGCTGCTTAGCACATCAGATTTTGGGGACGATACTATCGCAGGACAAAGTATAATCATATCTGCCTGAATGCTGTCTGCCTCTGCCGGCAATATCTTATTTCTGATAAATTTCTTGCTGTTTTGTGCAATAACTTCTATATCCTCAATATTTCTGTATCTGATGAAAGTAGATTTAATGTTATCCATGGCATGGTGATAAAGTGAATAACCCTCTTTTCCCGGTATGACCAATTCTTTATACAGATGGTATATCTTTGCATCAGGCAGTTTTTTGCTTATCATGTGATTGAATTTAAATGCGTAACTGCAGCATATCCCAGAGCAGTAATCATTATGTTTTTTATCGAGGCTTCCAACACAATGAATTATTGCGATAGATTCAGGGGATGCACCTGACAATAGCTTGATTTCTCCGCCTGTTGGACCATTTGAAGCAAGCATCCTTTCAAACTCATAAGAGGTATAAATATCCTGATAATTGCCATAGCCAAGATTTGGTATTTTTCGGCAATCATACAGAGATGAGCCTATAGCCACTAATATAGCGCCTACATTTCTCTCTATCGTCTCTTGTTGTTCGTCAAATATGAAAATCCCTTCACCAAGTGGGCATGCTTCAACGCAAGCGTTGCAGTCTTGTCCCTTTAATTTAAGGCAGACATCAGCATCAATAAAAGGCGCATTCGGAAGTGCCCCTGTAAATGGGAAATCTATAGCCTTTCTTTCATTTAATCCATAATTAAACTCGTTTTTTGTACTTTCAGGACAAACAGCTACGCACTCAGCACAGCCTATGCACTGATGTGTGTCAATGCGTCTTGGTGATTTTTTAATCTTAACAATAAAATTACCGTAATATCCTGTGACATCAACGACTTCTGAAAGTGTCAGGAGTTCTATGTTTTCGGCATGCTCCCCATGAAGCACATCTGCCATCATCGGCTCAAGCATACAGGGACCGCACTCCATATTTGGAAAGAGTTCTTCGTATCTTACAGGCATGCCACCGATAACAGGTGTTTTTTCAACTACTGTTACCTTTCTGCCTGCCTCTGCAAGACTTAATGCTGCCTTCAGTCCTGCCGGACCAGCACCAATAACAAGCACATCAGGACACATGTCTATTTGTCTTTTTTGCAGAGGCTCCTGAAGCATTACCCTTTTTATTGCAGCGTTGATATATCGTGATGCCTTTTGAGATGCCTTTTCCACATCTTCAGTTACCCATGCTATCTGCTCCCTTGCATTTACCATCTGCATAAGATAGGGATTAATGCCTGCATTTGATAAAACCTTCATGAATGTATTTTCATGCTCTCTTGGAGAACATGCTGAGATAACAACCCTCTCTATATTGTTTCTACGCAGGCTCTGCTCTATCTGATTTTTACCATCCTCAGAGCATGCAAAATCAATTGTCTCAAAATAAATATCAGATGGCATCTGCATTTTTACTTTCTCTGAGTCAATCTTATCCTTGATATTCGTACCGCAATTGCAAAAATATACGGCTACTTTCATGTTGCACCTCCAATATCATTCATTTAATTGTCAAGGCATTTTTCACTGCATAACCCCTTTTTATAAATTATCTCATCAACAATCTTACTTGCCACTATGGTCACTGCTTTATGTACATCGTCTGTCAATTCTTCTGCAAATGTCTCTACATCCTTTGCCTCTATGCCAATGATAGTAATATCGTCAGGTAGTTTAAGCCCAAGCATTTTGCCAAATTCAATTGCAGTCAAAATGTTTGTGTCATGCGTACAACTTATGTTTCTTGTAGTTACAAGAGATGATAGTGGTAACACTTTAAAACTTCCAGGCTTCACATTGCCTGTAACCATGGCATCAATTATTATTGCCCTGTCATAGCCTATCAGTTCGTCCATAAGCCTTAATCCACCTGCATAAGCCTCTATAATGTTAATTTTGAGTTTTGAGTTTTGAATCTTGAATCTTTCTATCTCCCTCGCTACCTTAATCCCCACGCTGTCATCTGACAAGATTGGATTACCAAGACCAATGACAACTGTCTTCATCAATCCCTCTTAAATGTCCTTATAACTTCGCCATCCTGATTCCTTATATTCACAATCATCGGCATCTTTCCGGGCAGTGAATGTGTTGCACAGGATAGACAAGGGTCGTACAGCCTAAAAGCCATCTCAATCCTATTCAGTATTCCTTCTTCAACAATCTTGCCTTTTTGAATCAGTTTCTCTGCGGCTCTCTTTATTGACATTGTCATTGGCGCATAATTGTTAGTTGTGCCTACTATCATGTTAACCTTTGTAAGCACGCCTCTTTCATCAGATTCGTAATGATGCGTCAATGTCCCCCTCGGCGCCTCAACCGAGCCTATGCCTATACCTTTGATGCCTTCTGGTATCTTTCTTACTTCAGGTGATGTTATCTCAGGATCAGTTGCAAGCTCAAGCATATGTTCTGCTGCATACAAGAGTTCTATCAACCTCGCCCAATGTGTTGCTAATCTGTGGTGAATGGGTTGGTACCTGCCGTTAATCTTTTTGGAGCCAAAGGTTTCATACATCTTCTCAAAATGCTCCTGAGCCAATGGAGTTGCCATGCTATCTGAAACATTAAGCCTTGACAGTGGAGATGCAGCATACACACCGCTATCAATACCATCAACAAAACCTTTCCAGCCAACTTTTTTAAGATATGGATATTTAAGGTAAGTCCACGACTCTACATGCTCTGCGATATGTTGATAATATTCAGAAGGATGATATTTGACAAACTCCTTACCTTCAGGGTCAACAACTCTAATCATTCCATCATAAAAATTAACCCTGTTTTTTTCATCAACTGTTCCCATGTAATAAGTCTTGTGCAGGTAGATGTCTGATGTCACAAGATCAAGATAATTAGAATTCTTGAGCACTATATCATCAAATGCCTTGAGACTAAAGAGTGCAAAGTCTATATTGTCCTTTGCAATCTGTTCAATCTCTTTCCGCTCCTCCTCCGTGACAGGCTTGCTCCAGCCCCCAGGTTGTCCTGCCGCCGGATGTATCCCCCTGCCGCCAAGCATTTTAATCACATAATGGTTGCGCGCCCTGCAGTCAATAACCTGCTTGCCTATATCCAGACCTACTTTTTTTATCACGCCTAATATGTTCCTCTCCGATGGCGGAGCATCGGGTCCTACGATAAAATCAGGCCCTCCAAGCGCATAAAAATGAGTAGTGTGGTCAGTAACATAAAACGCCATATATAAAAGCTCTCTTATCTTTTTAGCTGCAGACGGAGGTTCTACTGCAAATAGCATATCCAGCGCCTTTACAGACGCCATATGGTGTGCCTCGGGGCATACACCGCAAATTCTATTGGTTATTACAGGCATATCTTCTGCAAGCCTTCCGACACAGAATTGTTCAAACCCTCTTAATTCAGGGACTTGAAAATATGTGTTTGCAACATCACCTTCGTCATTTAAAAATATTTCAATCTTTCCATGACCCTCAAGCCTTGTAATAGGGTCTATTGTTATTCTTTTGTTAGCACTCATCTTACCCTCCCTTTCAGTATTGAGCCAGGCAGACTATATTTATAAAATGTCCCTGCAAAGTCAGGTATTGTATCAATTATCGCATCAATCCTTTTATTGATCTCATCCTCAGAAAGTCCTTTTACTTCGCCTATATCAATAATTGAACCGAGCGCTGCGACCATTTTTGCACCCTGATCAAAAACTCCCTCAGGCGGGCCATAACAGCCTGTGCAAGGCATATTCACCTTTGGACACAATGCCCCGCAGCCATCTCTTGTAGCTATGCCCATACAGATTATTCCTTGCTCTAAAAGGCACTGCTCTTTGTCAGGGATAAATTCATAGGTCCTTTTAAATGCCTTTATCTTTTTGTCTTCTTTCTTTCTTTCACATTCATCGCATACCGACGACTTGCCTGCCCCTAATACTGCTCCTTTGGATGGCAGTGCAGCGCCGGTTTTTAATATTTCAACAACAGCGCTTATTACATTCCATATCTGCTCAGGCTCGGGAGGACAACCAGGAATGAAATAGTCAACATCTGTAACCTGTGCAAGTGTTTTGACATCTTCATAAAAATCAGGTATGTGCAGAACTCCTTCGGGCATATTTGTTTCAGGCTGTGGGATGATTTTAGATGGATTATCTATTGATGGATTATCAAAGTAAACGGTCTTTAATATATCTTCTTTAGTGTGAAGGTTGGCAAGTCCGGGAATGCAGCCTTCATATGAACATGAGCCAAATGCTATGAGTATTCGTGATTTTTTTCTCAACAAATGAGCTATTTCCTCATTTTCTTTTGTCCTTATAGCGCCGTTAAAAAGGGTGATTAAAATGCTCTTGTCCGGCATAGCCTCTATGTCTTTATACTTTGTATCCAGAAGACATGGACAGAACATAAAATCAAAATTTGCATCAACATCGAGTATCTTTTCGTTTAGATTTGTAACAGCAATTTCACATCCTCCGCATGATGCTGCCCAGTATAAAGATAGTTTTGGTTTCTCTAACATATTTCCCTCCATCATATTTTATATGAATTAACAATGCCTGCCGCATTATCCATATGCTCAACCATCTTTAAAACAGCCTCAGTAAGTTCACCTGTAGCATTGGAAATCTGCACAGATTCCTCTGACACCTTCTGCGATGAATTGCTCAATTGCTCCATAGATGCGCTTTGCTCCTCAACAGCAGAAGAAAGGCTTATAATGCCGTCTTTGAGCTTTGCAATCTCATCACCCACATGCATCTCTGCATCTACTATTTCACCTACTGCACTTGTGCCTGCATTGACCCTTTCTTCTGTCTCTTTGATGATACTAACCACATCCTGAGTCGCTTTTGAGACCTTCTCTGCCAGCTTTCTCACCTCATCAGCAACTACTGCAAAGCCCCGCCCCTGTTCTCCAGCCCTTGCTGCCTCTATCGCTGCATTAAGGGCAAGAAGATTTGTCTGCTCTGCAATATCTTTTATCACTGTTATGATACTCGTTATTTTTTTAGTGCTGTCTTGAATATTATTGATAGATTCAGAGAGATTAAACATGCGGGAGGCATTTGCATTAATATCATCTGCAATTACTGTAACGCTGTCTTTTGCCTTTAGTCCTATCTCCGTCAGATTATTTATCACCCTCGAGTTTTCTTCAATTGCCCTTGTTGCCTCGCTTAATTCCGCTGTCTGCCCCTGTGTCGAAGCCCCCAATGTTCCTGTGAGATTAAGCACTTCTCCCAGTGTGTTTGATGTGCGTATAAGAGCATCCTGAATTTCCTTTATATCCTTGGCAATAAGATATACTGCACTGCCAAGCTCTGAAATGCACTTAAAAATACCGGCATCTCTGCATTCATCACTTATCTGTTTGATTGCTATCTCTGCTCCATTAATATCCTTGTTTTTAAGGCTGTTGGTGTAATGGATTAAAGAGGAAAGCAGATTATTAATACCTTCAAATGCAATATTAAGGCTCTGTGTAATACTGCCTATCTCATCCATAAATTGTACATCAGCCTTATAAGAAAAATCACCTTTGCTCAATGACTTTGCAAAATTATCAAGATGCCTTATTGGACGAATAAAAACAAGATTTAACAAAAAACAAGAGGCAAAAATTGCAAGCAAAAATACTATGATAGTTATAGCAATTGCTGTGTTTTTTGCAGACAAAAAGTTATTTCTAATCTGAGATGCCTCATTAAGACGAGTCTGCATATCTTCTGTTTTAATGATTGTCTCATATTTTTCAACAACATTTGATGCTGTATTTAATGTAATTATAAATGGGATTGAAAGCGATATGGTCATAAAAATATAGCCGACAGCAAATTTCCATTTTATCCCAATAGAAAAAAGTTTTGACAGCATGTAACCTCCATCCTTATATAGATTTTATTTATTTTTAAAGATGAAGCAATTTACATGCCATGTGCTAACATCATCTATTATCAAGGATTTTCAAAAATCTCGCTATATGCCTTAGAAATAAACTGCCAACTTAGTTGGCAGTTGCCAACTATTTTAGCCCAAATCGTTTCATTTTCTTGCGCAGCCCCTCCCTGCTTATGCCAAGCGCCTTTGCAGCTTTAGACTTATTGCCTTTAGCCTCTATTAATGCCTTATTGATAATGGCCTTTTCTGACTCATCAATTAAGAGCGCTTCGGTTTCCATAAAAGCGATTTTACTCTGATTTCTTATGTTATCTGACAGGTCGTATATAGTAACAACATCACTTACACATAACGCTACAGCCCTTTCAATTTCGTTTTCAAGCTCTCTAACATTTCCGGGCCAATTATACTGCATAAGTAACTTTATAGCATCGGCAGAAAATCGCATTTGCTGTTTGCAAAACTTTCTTGTGCAATTGTCTAAAAAATAATTGATAAGCAGGGGTATATCCTCTCTTCTTTCTCTTAATGGAGGGATGTGAAAATTCATCACATTTAATCTGTAAAACAAATCTTCTCTAAAATTGCCGTTTTCTACTTCTTTTTTTAAATCCTTGTTTGTAGCTGCAATGACTCTTATATTCAAAGGTATGCTCTCTCTGCTACCGAGTCTTTCAAGCTGTTGGCTTTCTATAATCCTCAGCATCTTTGCCTGACAAGATAATGGCATATCTCCTATCTCATCAAGAAACAATGTGCCTCCGTTTGCCTGCTCTATTTTACCCATACGCTTATCAACACCTGTAGCAACTCCCTTTTCTATGCCAAACATCTCGCTCTCAAAAATAGGCTCTGGAACAGCAGAGCAATTGACCACCACAAAAGGTTTGCCAAAACGGCTGCTGTTGTAGTGTATTGCCTTTGCAATAAGTTCTTTACCAGTGCCTGTCTCTCCTGTTATTAAAACATTAATTGGAATATCAGCAATCTTTTCCACCTTATCAAGTATATCCCTTATCTGACGGCTTGTTCCAAGTATTCTGGCGGGTGAAAATTTTTGGCGAAGGTTATAAGTTAGATTAATATTTTCACGCTCAAGCATTTCTTTCTGTCTCTTTTCAGCATCATAAAGATGCGCTATCTCTATAGCTGAGGCTGCCTGAGATGCAAGAGCAGTAAAAAATTTAAGATCCGATGCCGTGTAATCGTAAGGCTTCTCTGAACTGATATTAATGACGCCAAAAATTTTATCTTTTACTTTAAGCGGTGCACACATAATCGAGTATATCCTGTTTGCTCCGGCAACGAATCTTTTGTCGGATTCCACTTTATTGACTATCTCAGCCTTTCCACTATTAAAAATATATCCGGCAATTCCTTCGTCCGGTTTTAATTCTACTTTTGGATTATATTCTTTTCCCAATGCAGATAGAATTCTCAATACACCCTTATTTTTATCCATCAGCATTATTGATGCATTGTCTGCCTTAATCATTTTTACGGCTTCGGCTATAATTACATGTCCTATTTTTTCAAGTTCTAAAGACATAGCCATTTTTTCATTAAGGGCATACAACATTGTAAGCTCTTTATATTTATTAAGAGTCTCTTCGGCAAGGCACTTAATATCCCGCTCTTTTTCGGCAAGATGGCTTAATATATTCGCAATTATATGAGATGCCTTTCCACCGGATATCCATGCAATCGTTTCTCCGTCTAATCTTATCGGAAACCTTTCATCTTTTGTCCCGGCACTGCCTATAATTTTTTTACCGGTTGCATCATATATTGAGATGGAGTCATCAATGCTACTTATAATCTCCATCAAGGAAGACCGTCCTCGTTTTAAAATAAGTTTCTTAAAATTAATAGATTTCATGTCCCCATAATTTCCTGCAATGATAATGTGATTACAATTTTAGTTTAAATTGCGGAATTTTTACAGATAATGTATACAATTAAAATTAGGTTATGCAAGCTATGGCGACATCTGCATAATTGTAGGATGAACATGAATGTGATTACAGAGTGATGGATATTTGCTGTATTTCTTGTTTTTTATTTCTTCTGTAGTGCCCTCTCCACAGTCTTTATTGCGCAGAACTCTCCACACATGCTGCAGACCTTGTTCAGAGTTGGAGGAATCTGACTCCTCCACTCCTTCACCTTTTCGGGATTAAAGCTTAAAGATGCCTGGCCTTCCCAATCAAGGTTTTTCCTGTATTGCACCATCTTTCTATCTTTCTCTATTGCATCCGAAATCCTTAGCGGCATGTGCTGCAATCTTTGATGCAATAACACCTTCTTTATACGTCTTCGATATTTGGAAGCCTGATATGTTCTGCAGGGGTGACATAACATAGGAAATCAGCACCTGCAATTGCACCACCTATAGCTGCTGCAATGTGTTGTCCCCTCTCACATTAATCTGGCTAAAAATCTCACGGTATTTTGAATGTATCAAATTATTTTGACCAATTATTCATATAACCCTTGAAGTATAAAGATGGGCAGATGTAGCCCCTCTTGTTGTTCATATAAGCTATGTTGATGCTATTCTTACATGTTCTGCTGTTATCAGGTTGGTTTTTTTTCATAGCTGCCCTTATGAGTGAGCCTTTTGCAAGCAGGTTTGCCTTTCTCAGGAGTCCTCCTGAACCCTGATGTATTGCAAGGACTGCCTCATCTCTTACCCCAGAAAATCTTTGATTTTCTTGGGGCACCGATATCTCGAGGTGGTGTGGGAGGTATCCTTCCATGTCTTTCAGTCTTAATCCTTCAAGATGGCTTCTGCCGGCTACCCTTGATGCAAGGGGTCTTGAGGATTGAATTCTTTTTTATCAGGGTCTTAAAGGGACTATGTCCCTTTAAGCTTTGAGCGCACACTTGCTATCCATGTTTACGGATTATGGTCAAATGTATAAATCTGTTCGTAATGACATATATCGTATTGTTATTTGTCGCGGATGTGATATGCTTTAATTATGAAAGGTATTGTGCTGTGGATAACCGGTCTACCAGGAAGCGGCAAGAGTACTATTGCTGATGGAATAAAAGATCGTTTTCCAGATTTTGTAATTCTAAGAATGGACAAACTCAGGAAGATTGTTACGCCTGAGCCAACATATTCTGAAGAAGAAAGAGAGATAGTCTATCGTTGTATTGTTTATATGGCAAAAATCCTTTCAGATCTTAATCACAATGTTATTATTGACGCCACAGGAAACATGCGGAGATGGAGAGAGCTTGCAAGGGAGATCATCCCAAACTTTGCTGAAATTTATCTGAAGTGTCCTTTAGATATATGCATAAAAAGAGAAACGACTCGTAAAAAGACGCGGGGCGCACCAAAAGGCATATATAAAAAGGGCATGGCAGGCTGGCCTATACCGGGAATAAATGTGCCATATGAAGAGCCACTAAATCCTGAGATTACAATACAAACAGATAAGACCTCTGTTGAAGAGGCATTATCTGTAATTAAATCCTATATTGAAAAACAGGGGTAAAGAGTTCTTTTTAACTATTATTCGAATTTGAATTCATCTATTGTCATCTTAAGTCTCTGTGAAAGTGTATTCAATTCATCAAAAATTCTCTTAAGATGCTCTGTTGATTCCTGAGTCTTCTTTGCAATGTGAGATATATCCTCAATATTCCTTGCTATTTCTTCTGATGCTGCAGATTGCTCCTCTACCGATGCTGCTATCTGGGCAATTTCATCTGCTGTTTTCTGAACAGAATTTACAATATGACCGAGAGATTCACTTGCTGTTTCCATAAATGCAACTCCTTCGGTTACATGGCTTAATGCCCTGTCCATCGAGTGCGCGGTCTGGTCTGAAGACGGTTGCATGTTTTGTTAGGTCAGACGCTGCACGGGCAACATTTTTCATGGCACCAGCGAGTTCTCCTGACATCTTATTGATTGATTCTGAAAGCCTGCCCATCTCGTCAAGGAATATTATCGGGAGCTTTTCTCTAAAATCCTTCTGTGCAGCACTTTCTACTACATTAAGCACTCCTACCCCTCCCCCTTTCCCTATCCCCAAAAGGGAAAATATGCTGAAGGCTGAAGATTAGGCTGAAGCCTATTTTCCCCCCTTCACCCCTTCACCCTAAAGCCTATTTTATTAGGGAGTTTGAGGGACAAAGTCCCTCAAGGCTTAAATATTTTACCTTGCAAATTATAGCACAAAAAAGTATAAAATAAGCTATGGATAGGTTTTATCTCGACATAAACAATGTATTGATTCTCATAATTGACATTCAGGAGAGGCTTGCAAATGTAATGAAGATGCGAGAAGATGTTATAAAAAATTGCTTACACTTAATTGAACTCTCCAGGATGATGAATTTGCCCGTTGTTGTTACCGAGCAATATCCAAAAGGATTAGGACAGACGGTCACAGAAATAAAAGACGCCCTGCCGTCTTATCAGCCAATAGAGAAACTTACATTTAGTTGTTGTGAAGAACCGAATTTTCTGAATGAAATAAAAAGGCTTAACAAAAAGACCATTATACTTACTGGTATGGAAACCCATATCTGTGTGCTTCAGACATGCATAGGTCTTGTAAAAGAAGGCTTTAATGTCCATGTTGTAAAAGATGCTGTCTGTTCAAGGACAAAAGAAAATCATAAGACAGGAATCGAATTTATGCGAGATGTAGGCGCTGTCATCACATGCACGGAAACAGTCTTGTTTCAGCTATTGAAGGTCGCTGGTACTGACGAATTCAAGGCGATTTCAAAGAGGATTAAATAGGGATTGACAGTTTAATGCTTTGTATTTAAACTATATCATGTGTTAATGGTTATAATGCATCTTGCACTTGCCTGATGCTTGAGTAAGGAGATATGAACCAGACAGTATGCATGGTTTTATGGGAAGCATCGCTCTAATAGGAGCAGGAAAAGGCGGAAGCGCCATTTTATCGGTTTTGTTGAAAGAACCGAATATTAATGTGGTAGGCATTGCAGATATCAATCCTGATGCACCAGGCCTTAATATAGCAAGACAAGCAAATATTTTTATCACAAATGATTTTAAAGAACTCGCGGCTAAAAAGCCTGATATAATTATCAATGTAACAGGCATCAAAAGTATAACAACCGAGATCCTAAAAATTCTTAGACGAAAATCTCCACATACAGAAGTAATTGACGGGCAAAGCGCAAGGTTCATCTGGGACTTATTAGAAAAACGGCGTCAATCAAAAGAAGATCTGAAGGCACTTTTGAATGAGACAAAAGACCTGTATCGTATAGGGGTTGCTCTGACATCGGCTGATAAGCTGGAGGAGGTGCTGGATACCCTATTGATTGAGGCACTTCGCACTGTAAATGCCCCTGCTGGAAGCGTTGCCCTGTATGATGAAAAAAGCGATACCCTTACATTAAAAGCAGTCCACGGGTTTTCGCATGATTTCTCTCATGTTGTTCAGTGGAAAAGAAGGGATGGTGGAATGACAGACCATGTCCTGAGCAAAAGAATTCCAACAGTAATTTCTGATATAGAGACTTATCCATTTGTTGACAACAGAAACATAATTAAAGAGGGGATAAAAAGCATTGTAGCCGTTCCTTTATTTGCCAATGACCATATAATTGGTATCTTGTACATAGATGATTTTAAGCCAAGAAACTGGATGCAGAGGGAAATTGAGTTTATTACACTTCTTGGAATACAGGCTGCATATGCAATAGAAAAATTCAGACTTATCGAAACAATATCAAAAACACAGAATTACTTAAAAAATGTCCTTGACAATTCTGCTGACATAATCGTTACTACAGATACAGAAGGAAGGATAGTCGAGTTCAATAGAGGGGCATCAAGGATTCTTGGGTATTCTAAAGATGAGATAATAGGCACAAAGGCTGAAAAATTATGGGTGCAGCCTGAGCAGAGGCATGATATACTTAAGGTCCTTGAAAAAGAGGGATATGTATCTAATTATGAGACTCAGCTTATAACAAAAGACGGACAAATTATAGATGTCAGCTTGACCCTCTCGTATATCATAAGTAGCCAGAAAGGGATTTTGGGAACGGTTGGTATTAGCAAGGATATAACTGAAAAGAAAAAACTTGAAAGGGCTATTGAAGAAAGGAATTTAGAGCTCAGGGAATTAAATGAAAAGCTCGAAGCAAAAGTTATAGAAAGGACAAAGGAACTCGAAAAGGCAAACAGAGAGCTCGAAAGGTCTAATAGGCTTAAGAGTCAGTT from Dissulfurispira thermophila carries:
- a CDS encoding HAMP domain-containing protein, which translates into the protein MLNVVESAAQKDFREKLPIIFLDEMGRLSESINKMSGELAGAMKNVARAASDLTKHATVFRPDRALDGQGIKPCNRRSCIYGNSK
- a CDS encoding hydrolase — encoded protein: MDRFYLDINNVLILIIDIQERLANVMKMREDVIKNCLHLIELSRMMNLPVVVTEQYPKGLGQTVTEIKDALPSYQPIEKLTFSCCEEPNFLNEIKRLNKKTIILTGMETHICVLQTCIGLVKEGFNVHVVKDAVCSRTKENHKTGIEFMRDVGAVITCTETVLFQLLKVAGTDEFKAISKRIK